From the genome of Gemella haemolysans ATCC 10379:
CCTGCCCATTTATTACGAGCTAATGTTCCGTTTTCATAATAATACCAAGTGTTACCTTCTTTTACCCAACCTTGTTTTTTCTCCACAGGTTTAGCCACTTCTGGTTTCTTAGCATCTTTTACCCATGCTCCATTTACCCCTACGTAGTAACGTCCACCATCTACCCATGAACTTGTAGCCATTTTCCCATCAGCTCCAACCCAATATGTACTGCTAATCCATTTGTTACGAGCTAGTGTTCCATTTTCATAATAATACCAAGTACTTCCTTCTTTTATCCAGCCGTTCTTTTTCACTTCTAGTTTTACTTCTTGCTTCTTAGCAGATTTATCCCATAAACCATTTGCTCCTACGTAATAACGTCCATTATCTACCCATGAGTTTGTCGCCATTCTGCCGTCGGTTCCTAACCAATAGCTTCCTATCCAAGCATTTCTAACAATATTTCCTTGGTAATAATAGTTCCATGCTGAACCATTTTGAACCCAACCTTGTTTCTTAACTTCTGGTTTTGTTACAGCAGGTTTTTGAGCACCTTTAACCCAAAGTCCATTACTCCCTACGTAGTAGCGTCCGCCATCTACCCAAGCGTTAGTCGCCATTCTTCCATCGGCTCCTAACCAGTAATTTCCTGACCAAGCATTTCTTGCTAATGTTCCATTTTGATTATAAAAGTACCAAGCATTTCCAGTTTTAACCCAACCTTGTGCAGCTAAAACGTCACTATTAGCCACTGCGTTCACAGCCATTGGTGTAGCTAATACCGTTAATACTCCTAGTCCTAATTTAAGTTTATTTCTTCCCATTTTTTATAGTCCTCTTTATTCATTGTTATGCATTGATAATTATACCATAATTAAACCATCTTTAAGGTTACAATTAGATTATTTTTTATTACATCTATATTACAAATGGGAGTGACTCAAAAATCGTGATTTCGTAGAAATCGATTTTGTCGAGTCACCCCCGCATAGTTTATTAAATATGTAAAAAATTTTATAAAGCGAATTTAGATATCAATAAACCACTGCGTCTATGAGTTCTCATATACACTTTGTTAAAATTTAGGACTTTTAGATTAACTCCAGTATTCACCTAAGTTATAATCAGAATAATAAAAAAAAAGAATGGAGATTAATTCTCGCATTCTTTTTTCAATATTTCTTCTAATTTGTTGTAGTCTTTAACACTATCAATCTCATAGATGCTATTAGGTTCTAATTCTTCTACATAAACATCTAATTTCTCGATATTATCTTTAACCATATTATCCCAGTACAAGTTCATGAACTCGTTACTTTCATAAGCTTTGTCGATAAAGCTCACGATTTTCTCTGCAGTTTCTTTATCCCAGAAAGATACCCCACTTAGGATTCTTCCTGCTTTACTGTCTACGATAATATCTTGTACTTTATAATCATCACCATAGATTAAGAACCATTCATTCTCACAATCTTCACGATAAACACTGAAATATGTCGAACGATCGATATCAGCTCTAAACATATTTTTGAATAAATAGTTATCAGCATCGATTACATAGCTGTCCGCTAATTTTTCCTTAACTAAGTATAATGAGTAGAAGTTATTATACTCAGCGTATTTATCGTTAAATACTAACTCTACATCATACTTTTCTTTTAAATAATCGAATTTCTCATGTAAATATCCAACAACAACTATTATTTCATCTATACCTTTTTCTTTTAAAAATTCTATTTGATACTCCACGAGTGGCTTATCTTTAACCTTTATCAAAGCCTTTGGAGTATTGTCTGTCATCGGTCTAAGGCGTGTTCCTAAACCTGCAGCCAATATAATTGCCTTCATTATCTATTTGTTACTCCTCTCTAACAATAACATAAACACCTAATATGATAATAATAGATGTAATCACTAATTGTAAATTCACCTCTAATGCAACAAAAATCATCGAGAATAATATTGTCCAAACAACATAGCTGACATTAAGTCCTGTTGCCTTTGCCGGTTCTAATCTATTAATCGCCATATAGTATAGAATATAAGATACCATATTACTAACTACGAAGAAAACGATAAGACCCCCGAATTTTACATCAAGACTAGTCTCAATTCCTAATCCGTTAAATGAGATTATTACTAAATACGCTAGAAATGATGTCACCTGACGAATTAATAAAGTCTCAAGCTCATTTAAGTTGTTTTTCATCGCATATGAACTAAGTACACTCTCACTACCCCATGCAACTGCACAAATTAATGCGAACATAAATCCAAGATAAAATGATTCAACCTGTTCACTCTTATAACTTTGGATGAAAATACCAACAATAATAAGTGCAAGCCCTAAAATCGTTTTTGATGAAACTTTATTTTTTAAAAATATAACAGCTAGTATCACCGACACAGCAGGATAAATTGCTGTAATTGAAGATGTCAAACCACTTCCTATATACTTCACCGCATATAAATTACATTGCATTCCAATAGGCCCCGCAAGTAGCGCACCTACAATAACACTAACACTTTTTATATTCGTAAAAATCTTGAAATTTATTCTTTTATACTTAATTAAAATAATCGCCAGTAGAACAAAAATACTAATAAAATCATGAACTACTGCAACCGCAAAAGGCGAAATATTATAAAATGAAAATATATACGCGCTTATCGCAAGCCCTAAACCCCAAAACATACCAGACAAAAGTCCAGCTGAAACACCTACTTTATTTTTCATAACTTTCTACATACTCCTTTAAATTCTTAACCGCTCTTAGATACCTATCTTTACCATACGTTCCAAAATCCGCACCCTGTTCTTCTTTATAAATCGTCCACAGACTCCACAAGAAGTCCTGTAATATCTTATAAATCATAATCTTAGCTACACTAACTGGAGTATCTTCGCTAAAATACACTTTAAAAAACTCTCCTTCTTCAGCCTTTCTGAAATTAGACTCTAAGAAAAGGGCCGCTAAATCCCACATTGGATCATTCATTGAAGAATACTCCCAATCGATAAGATACACTCGACCATTTTTGTCTTCGATAAAATTTTCAGGAACAAGATCGATATGACAAGATTTTCTATCAACACCAATCTCTTCTAGATGGTTTTGTAGAGAAAATACCTTCTCCCTTATCTTCTGATAATACGGATAGCTGATATTACCTTCAATTAGATTTTCATATTTTTTAATCTCGTCAAAGACTCTGAATTCACCTTCAAGAACCTTCCCAGAACTATGCACTTTTCTAAGAATATTCGCAACTTCTTCCTTCTTCGCTTTTAAGTAATGCGCATCAAAAGTTGTTGCATTCTCAATGTATTCATTTACCTTTATTCCAGATTCAATATCAAAGATATAGTTTTTTACATCTAAACCTAAATCAGCAAGATTCGCAAGATTATTTTTCTCCGCAACCCTATCGATCAACTTATCAGTCCCTTTACCAAAGAACTTAACTATATATTTGTTACTTGTAGTCTCCACCAGGTAATTACTATTCGTCATACCACCTAGTTGTTCTACTTTTACTACTTCCTCAGATTCAGTAAGTAGTTTTTCTATTTTACTTTTTATTAGTTGTTTCAATGTAAAACCTCTTTTCTACATTACAATATTACTTATAATTATAACACAAAATGTAATAACTAAAAGACTTTTTACTATAATTTTTCATTGATAATAAAAAAGAGAATGACTCAAAAATTACGATTTTAAAAATCAATTTTACTAAGTCTCACCCTAATCCTATTTCTAAAATATATTAAACAACTTTCATAATATTCTTTTCAAGAACAATTATTAATTTTTTTATATAATATGCAGAAACAATACTAACAAATAATACAACAATAGTATAAAGTACATCATTTACACCTGATGAAACAAAAAACTTACCAAGATAATGCATAACTAAGCCATGAATCATATACATTTCAAATGAAATATCTCCTAAAAAACCAAGATATTTATTCGAAAAGTTGAGTTTATTTATCAATAGTAAGAAATAAACTACAAAAACCATTGTGCAGATATTTCCAACTATTCCATAATAAACATATTTATTTGTAATCCCAATATTTTTCATAATAACTTCATAATGACGAAATACGTACATTAGTATACTAAATGAAACAAGAAAAATAAAATAATTTTTTTCTAGAAACTTATCTATATAAACCCTGTTTTTCATCCAGAATACACCTAATAAAAATGCCATTATACTAACATATTCCCAATCTCCATGATTTTGATATGCTTTCCAAAAAATATAAACTAATGTCAGAAATACTAGTTTATATTCAGCTATTTTTGAATCTTTCCCCACAAAAGAAACATAGAAAATAACATATAAAACTATTATGCTGTTTATAAACCAACCATTGTAAATTATATTGCTGTGATCTTTCCAGAAAGATAGGAAAAAATCTACATTAACAACTTCCCCTAATGTCGCTCTATAAATAACATAAATGACTATAAAAATAAAAAACGGTATAAATATTCTAACCAATCTTTTCTTTAAGAAATTCTCCATATAAGTTGAGTTGTTACTATACTGGAAATACAGTCCATAACCAGACAGAAAGAAAAATAATGAAACAATATATCGTCCCATGTATTCAAAATTCGAAAAATTTTCACCAGTAGTTATTTTCTGAGAAATGTGGTGAAAAATTATAAATAAAGCTAAGAGTCCCTTTAGTGATTTAGTTGATTTATTACTTAAATAATCGACATCTGTTCTTGGTATAAGATAAACAAATAATGAAATTAGTAATAATATAAAAATATCCACTCTGTTCTCCTTTTTAACATCTAAAAAATACCCTTTGAATTAAAATTTGTTCTCTTTAAAAACACACATAAATATTTTTTAATTCTTCATCACTTAGCATTATAACACAAAATGTGGTAATTCATAGAAATAATATTACTTGTTTTAATATTACAAGATACAAAGGTGACTCAGAAAACCATCTTAATAGATTTCCATGAACCACCTAAATAATTTTATTCTATTGTATTAATTATCAAAAGAAAAAACTTTCTTTACTATATCTCCCACTTAAACACTGTCTTAAACGCTGTATTTAAGTCCGTTGCGAACACCCTATGAATGTCTTTGATATTTCTCACCGGTTGTTCAAGTTCAATAATATTCTTGAATCTTCTTTCGAATTTCTTGTTACTAAGCATCTCAATAGCTTTCTCAAAATCTATTCTACCTGAACGCGATGAACCTATTAGCGCTAGTCCTTTTTCTAAGATATCACGTGTATTGATATTTACCTTGTATTCACTAACTCCCATTAGTACTAAACTTCCTTGTGGTTTGATGTATTGGATTAAGTCATTTATCGCATAACCACTACCATCTCCCCCACAACATTCTACACCATGGTCGAAAGTTAAGTCTTCAGGTATATCATCAGTAATGTATCTTTCTTT
Proteins encoded in this window:
- a CDS encoding DMT family transporter, which codes for MKNKVGVSAGLLSGMFWGLGLAISAYIFSFYNISPFAVAVVHDFISIFVLLAIILIKYKRINFKIFTNIKSVSVIVGALLAGPIGMQCNLYAVKYIGSGLTSSITAIYPAVSVILAVIFLKNKVSSKTILGLALIIVGIFIQSYKSEQVESFYLGFMFALICAVAWGSESVLSSYAMKNNLNELETLLIRQVTSFLAYLVIISFNGLGIETSLDVKFGGLIVFFVVSNMVSYILYYMAINRLEPAKATGLNVSYVVWTILFSMIFVALEVNLQLVITSIIIILGVYVIVREE
- a CDS encoding choline kinase family protein; amino-acid sequence: MKQLIKSKIEKLLTESEEVVKVEQLGGMTNSNYLVETTSNKYIVKFFGKGTDKLIDRVAEKNNLANLADLGLDVKNYIFDIESGIKVNEYIENATTFDAHYLKAKKEEVANILRKVHSSGKVLEGEFRVFDEIKKYENLIEGNISYPYYQKIREKVFSLQNHLEEIGVDRKSCHIDLVPENFIEDKNGRVYLIDWEYSSMNDPMWDLAALFLESNFRKAEEGEFFKVYFSEDTPVSVAKIMIYKILQDFLWSLWTIYKEEQGADFGTYGKDRYLRAVKNLKEYVESYEK
- a CDS encoding acyltransferase family protein; translation: MDIFILLLISLFVYLIPRTDVDYLSNKSTKSLKGLLALFIIFHHISQKITTGENFSNFEYMGRYIVSLFFFLSGYGLYFQYSNNSTYMENFLKKRLVRIFIPFFIFIVIYVIYRATLGEVVNVDFFLSFWKDHSNIIYNGWFINSIIVLYVIFYVSFVGKDSKIAEYKLVFLTLVYIFWKAYQNHGDWEYVSIMAFLLGVFWMKNRVYIDKFLEKNYFIFLVSFSILMYVFRHYEVIMKNIGITNKYVYYGIVGNICTMVFVVYFLLLINKLNFSNKYLGFLGDISFEMYMIHGLVMHYLGKFFVSSGVNDVLYTIVVLFVSIVSAYYIKKLIIVLEKNIMKVV
- a CDS encoding sugar phosphate nucleotidyltransferase, which gives rise to MKAIILAAGLGTRLRPMTDNTPKALIKVKDKPLVEYQIEFLKEKGIDEIIVVVGYLHEKFDYLKEKYDVELVFNDKYAEYNNFYSLYLVKEKLADSYVIDADNYLFKNMFRADIDRSTYFSVYREDCENEWFLIYGDDYKVQDIIVDSKAGRILSGVSFWDKETAEKIVSFIDKAYESNEFMNLYWDNMVKDNIEKLDVYVEELEPNSIYEIDSVKDYNKLEEILKKECEN